Within Cnuibacter physcomitrellae, the genomic segment CCTGCACCGCGATCGAGAAGAGCGGATGCACGTCTCGCTCGGCGAGGACGACCCCGATCTCCTCGCGCGCCTCACGCACGGCGGCCTGCGCGGCGGTCTCGCCGGGGTCGATCTTCCCGCCCGGCATGTAGTGCACCTCGCGGCCGCGCGCGGTCACCATCAGCAGTCGCCGGTCGCGGACGAGCGCCACGACGGCGGTGCGGATCGGCGGGAGCGCGGGCTCGTCCACGCTCAGCGGGCGGAGCGGCGGAAGTCGTCGAGCGAGACCGCGTCGGCGGACGCCTCGGCATCGGACGCCTCCGCCGCAACAGCCGCGGCGGCGCCCGCCGCGCTGGCGGCGGCCCCGTCGAGCCCGAACAACGTCTCGAGCGCCGCGAACACCTCGTCGGAGCGGCCCTCGCGGGCCAGCTCGCGCGCCCGCACCGACGGGGTGTGCAGCAGCACGCCCACGAGGTGGCGCAGTGCGCGCTCCGTCTGCTCCGAGTCGCCGCGGCCCCTGGCCCGCTCGATCTCGGCGTCGAGCACGTCGAACATGTGCGATCGCAGCGCCACGATGCCGGGGGTGACCGTCGCCTCGGCCTTGCCCGCACGGTACTCGGCGGCAGCCTGGTCGACGAGGGCACGCGCATCCGACTCGGCACCCAGCTCGTCGAGCGGCGCGTGGATGCTGATCGTCTCGAGGTCGAGCACCTCGTTGCCCGGCACGGAGGCGACGCCGGTGTCGACGTTGCGCGGCAGGCCGAGGTCGATCACCAGCCGACGCGCCACCGCGCCCGGCATGGCGGATGCGGCGGTGACGTGGGCGGGGAGCAGCACGGGCTGCTCGCTGCTCGAGCATGTGATGACGACGTCGGAGGCGGCGATCGCCTCCACGAGCGCATCCGCATCCGCAGTGACCGGCACGATGCCCTGCTTGGCGGCGAAGACCTGGGCGCGGCCCGACGGCGAGTAGACGCTGATGTCGACCACACCGCGCTCGCGGAGGTTGGCGAGCGTGACCCGGGCGTACTGACCGGTGCCGACGAGCAGGACGCGCGTGCGGGCCCAGTCGGTGATGCGGCTCTCGGCGAGGTCGAAGGCCAGCCGGGCGAGCGAGCGACCCGCGGCGCCGAGGCCGGTCTTCGTCTTGACCCCGCGCGAGGTGCGCGCGGCGCGCTGGAACAGGCGCTCGAGGTCGGACGACGTCGTTCCCTCGAGGCGCGCCGTCGTGAGCGCGCGGCGGACCTGACCGGCGATCTCGTCCTCGCCCACGACCACGGACTCGAGCCCGGACGACACGGAGAAGAGGTGCTCGGCGACCAGGTCGCCGCTCAGCACGGTGAGGGAGTCGCGCAGCTCGGCGACGTCGGTGCCGGAGGCGGCGCCGAAGCGCTCGGCGGCCTCCTCGACGGCGAGCGAGCATCCGGCGGTGAGGGGCTCCTCGATGTCGAGGTAGGCCTCGAAGCGGTTGCAGGTGGCCAGCACGACCGCGCCCTGCACGAAGTCGCTGCCCTCGATGAGGGACTTGGCGACGGTGGGTGCCCCGACCGAGAGCTTCTCGAGGAGATCGAAGCTCGCGTTGCGATGGTTCGCCGTGAGACAGATGAGCACCGATGAAGTCTACGCCTGTCGCCGCTGAGGGTGCCCTCCGAGGGACCGCGAGGGCCCACGGAGGGGGTTCAGCGGGCGCACGTAGGATTCTCGGGTGACTCTGCCCGCCGATCATCCGCTCGCCACGGGACGCACGGCCTCCTCGCGTCTCGTCTCCGCCTACCGGGGGGTCCGGGGCGATGTGACGCCCGTCTGGTTCATGCGCCAGGCCGGTCGGTCGCTGCCCGAGTACCGCGAGCTCCGTGTGGGCACGCGGATGCTCGACGCCTGCCTCGACCCCGCGCTGGCCAGCGAGATCACGCTCCAGCCCGTGCGTCGGCACGGCGTCGATGCGGGCATCTTCTTCAGCGACATCGTCATCCCCCTGAAGCTCGCCGGCGTCGCGGTCGAGATCGAGCCGGGCCGCGGGCCGGTCTTCGCCGCCCCCGTCCGCACCTCGGCCGACGTCGCC encodes:
- a CDS encoding glutamyl-tRNA reductase; translation: MLICLTANHRNASFDLLEKLSVGAPTVAKSLIEGSDFVQGAVVLATCNRFEAYLDIEEPLTAGCSLAVEEAAERFGAASGTDVAELRDSLTVLSGDLVAEHLFSVSSGLESVVVGEDEIAGQVRRALTTARLEGTTSSDLERLFQRAARTSRGVKTKTGLGAAGRSLARLAFDLAESRITDWARTRVLLVGTGQYARVTLANLRERGVVDISVYSPSGRAQVFAAKQGIVPVTADADALVEAIAASDVVITCSSSEQPVLLPAHVTAASAMPGAVARRLVIDLGLPRNVDTGVASVPGNEVLDLETISIHAPLDELGAESDARALVDQAAAEYRAGKAEATVTPGIVALRSHMFDVLDAEIERARGRGDSEQTERALRHLVGVLLHTPSVRARELAREGRSDEVFAALETLFGLDGAAASAAGAAAAVAAEASDAEASADAVSLDDFRRSAR
- a CDS encoding NUDIX hydrolase — its product is MDEPALPPIRTAVVALVRDRRLLMVTARGREVHYMPGGKIDPGETAAQAAVREAREEIGVVLAERDVHPLFSIAVQAHGEPEGRLVEMAVFGVTPDVAASLTPVASAEVDALHWTTTTDVDRCPPAGAEILRRLAASGAID